Proteins found in one Kwoniella shivajii chromosome 4, complete sequence genomic segment:
- a CDS encoding inosine triphosphate pyrophosphatase has protein sequence MTSFVFVTGNANKLKEVKAILAAGDGSIQVTSKAVDVPEVQGTTQEVAIAKVKAAAEELGTACVTEDTALCFEALGGLPGPYIKDFLAKLGHEGLNTLLEGFPSTKATALCTFAYSSGPGSEPILFEGRTEGNIVPAKGPGHFGWDPIFAPIEGEGLTYAEMDGVAKNKISHRYRALEKLRIYLSEKAEKQTESKWKGLMG, from the exons ATGACATCTTTCG TCTTCGTGACTGGAAATGCTAATAAGCTTAAGGAAGTCAAAGCTATCTTGGCTGCTGGAGATGGCTCAATACAAGTGACTTCTAAAGCGGTTGATG TCCCAGAAGTTCAAGGTACAACACAAGAAGTAGCTATTGCCAAAGTGAaagcagctgctgaagag CTCGGAACAGCGTGCGTTACTGAAGATACGGCACTGTGTTTCGAAGCACTTGGCGGATTACCTGGACCATACATAAAAGATTTCTTAGCTAAGCTGGGTCATGAAG GATTAAACACACTCCTCGAAGGGTTCCCAAGTACAAAAGCGACTGCTTTATGTACATTTGCGTATTCGTCTGGACCTGGATCTGAACCGATTTTATTCGAAGGTAGAACAGAAGGTAATATCGTACCAGCTAAAGGCCCAGGTCATTTCGGTTGGGATCCAATATTCGCTCCcatcgaaggtgaaggattgACTTATGCGGAAATGGACGGCGTAGCCAAGAACAAAATATCACATAGATATAGAGCTTTGGAAAAACTTAGGATTTATCTAAGTGAGAAGGCTGAGAAACAGACGGAGAGTAAGTGGAAAGGTCTGATGGGGTAG